A portion of the Moraxella ovis genome contains these proteins:
- the pstC gene encoding phosphate ABC transporter permease subunit PstC: protein MDNVLAKKLKREQLYDKVFVGTTRLFATLVLLILGGILVSLIYGAWPSIQKFGFDFLTSSNWDVVAGEYGALAPIYGTILTSIIALGIATPVSFGIAIFLTELCPKFLKKPLGICIELLAGIPSIIYGMWGLFVFAPIFADHVQPALAKTIGQIPVLDKLFSGVPMGIGILAAGLILAIMIIPFIASVMRDVFEVTPPMLKESAYGLGATRWEVIRSVVLPYTKSGVVGGIILGLGRALGETMAVTFIIGNTFNLSLDLFGSGVSITSALANEFAEAIDPMHVSSLLFLGLILFIITFIVLCISKLMLMRMTKNEGR from the coding sequence ATGGATAATGTCCTTGCCAAAAAATTAAAACGCGAGCAGCTGTACGATAAGGTATTTGTCGGAACGACTCGACTGTTCGCCACATTGGTTCTGCTTATTTTGGGTGGTATCTTGGTATCTCTCATCTACGGTGCTTGGCCCAGCATCCAAAAGTTCGGCTTTGACTTCCTAACGTCGAGCAACTGGGATGTTGTCGCTGGTGAATATGGCGCATTGGCACCGATTTATGGCACGATCTTGACATCCATCATCGCGCTGGGTATCGCCACACCTGTAAGCTTCGGTATTGCCATTTTCTTAACCGAGCTTTGCCCAAAATTCCTAAAAAAACCCCTAGGCATCTGTATTGAGCTGCTAGCAGGTATTCCTTCGATTATTTATGGTATGTGGGGTCTATTCGTGTTCGCGCCGATCTTTGCAGACCATGTTCAGCCTGCACTTGCCAAGACCATCGGTCAGATTCCTGTACTTGATAAGCTCTTCTCAGGCGTGCCGATGGGCATTGGTATCTTGGCAGCAGGTTTGATTTTGGCGATCATGATTATTCCATTCATCGCATCTGTCATGCGAGATGTCTTTGAAGTGACACCACCCATGCTAAAAGAGTCTGCCTATGGATTGGGTGCAACCCGCTGGGAAGTGATCCGCAGTGTGGTACTGCCTTATACCAAGTCAGGTGTTGTCGGCGGCATCATTCTGGGTCTTGGACGTGCGCTGGGTGAGACGATGGCGGTGACATTCATCATCGGTAACACCTTCAACCTAAGCCTGGATTTGTTCGGCTCTGGCGTATCGATTACCTCAGCACTTGCCAACGAATTCGCCGAAGCCATCGACCCAATGCACGTATCATCGCTGCTGTTCTTAGGCTTGATCCTGTTCATCATTACATTCATCGTGCTGTGTATCTCAAAGCTTATGCTCATGAGAATGACCAAGAACGAAGGCCGATAA
- the pstS gene encoding phosphate ABC transporter substrate-binding protein PstS, which yields MKANKFIISALCLSLGAMTLAGCQDKAAPAKEGAEQAPAAAAPQENATAPAAAIDKVAMNVTGAGASFPQPIYVQWAQGFLEKAGGQVNYQSIGSSGGVKQIVAKTVDFGATDSPMSAEELDKEGLVQFPTVIGGVVPIVNIEGVEAGALKLTGDVLAQIYLGDITKWNDPKIAELNPDLTLPDENIVTVFRSDGSGTSFIFTNYLSQVSTKWKDTVGADKTVKWPTAQTGTAGKGNEGVATYVGRVKNSIGYVEYAYAKQNNMAHTQLQNAAGQFVQPSQETFAAAADVDWSSTKGFNLVLTNQPSDNAWPLASATFILVHKNPANLDNTKAALTFFDWAFKEGDDMAKGLDYVPLPANVKDLVRKEWEQVVGQDGKPLYVGN from the coding sequence ATGAAAGCAAATAAGTTCATCATCTCAGCACTATGCCTATCACTAGGCGCGATGACTCTAGCAGGTTGCCAAGATAAAGCAGCACCAGCAAAAGAAGGTGCAGAGCAAGCACCAGCGGCTGCAGCACCACAAGAAAACGCTACCGCTCCTGCGGCTGCAATTGATAAAGTTGCAATGAACGTAACAGGTGCAGGCGCATCATTCCCACAACCTATCTATGTACAATGGGCGCAAGGCTTCCTAGAAAAAGCAGGCGGTCAAGTTAACTATCAATCAATCGGTTCATCTGGCGGCGTGAAGCAAATCGTGGCTAAGACGGTTGATTTTGGTGCGACCGACTCGCCAATGAGCGCAGAAGAGCTTGATAAAGAAGGTTTAGTGCAGTTCCCAACCGTGATCGGTGGTGTTGTGCCAATCGTGAACATCGAAGGCGTTGAAGCTGGCGCATTAAAGCTAACTGGCGACGTTCTGGCTCAAATCTATCTAGGCGACATCACTAAGTGGAACGACCCAAAAATCGCTGAGCTAAACCCAGACCTAACCCTACCTGATGAGAACATCGTGACCGTATTCCGTTCTGATGGTTCGGGCACAAGCTTCATCTTCACCAACTACCTAAGCCAAGTATCTACCAAGTGGAAAGACACTGTAGGCGCAGACAAGACAGTTAAGTGGCCAACCGCTCAAACTGGTACAGCAGGTAAAGGCAACGAAGGCGTGGCAACGTATGTAGGTCGTGTGAAGAACTCGATCGGCTATGTTGAATATGCATACGCAAAACAAAACAACATGGCGCACACCCAGCTTCAAAACGCAGCGGGTCAATTCGTTCAGCCATCACAAGAGACATTCGCGGCAGCAGCAGATGTTGATTGGTCAAGCACCAAGGGCTTTAACCTAGTTCTAACCAACCAACCAAGCGACAACGCATGGCCACTGGCGTCAGCAACTTTCATCCTAGTTCACAAGAACCCAGCTAACCTAGACAACACCAAAGCCGCTCTGACTTTCTTTGATTGGGCATTTAAAGAGGGTGACGACATGGCAAAAGGTCTTGACTATGTGCCACTACCAGCGAACGTAAAAGACCTAGTTCGTAAAGAGTGGGAGCAAGTGGTTGGTCAAGATGGTAAACCACTATACGTAGGCAACTAA